The Rhododendron vialii isolate Sample 1 chromosome 3a, ASM3025357v1 nucleotide sequence AAAGTAGTAGTATTTTGCTAGCATTAGTTAATATGATCGTGTTATTCacggattgggattgggattcgGAAGAGTTTGTTTCAAATCCAGACCGTTAAAAGCACGTTCGGACGATTGTGATGTGCCCTACAGGGTGCCTTGTAGAAAATGCTCTGTAGATTTCCGGTTCTGTTATTCACTAGGGTTTACCTATTACCCATGTTTTTTGGGTTCCAAATGGAAGCGCAAGTATGTACCCTGTCATTACTGCGAGAGAGCATTGTTTAATTACACTACACTTCTATCTATAGGGGACCCCCACTGCATCTACGTGGGCTTGTTCCCATCATGTGTAGATGAAGTTAGGAATATGTTAGTTCCAATAAGAAGCTATGAGGACTCAAACTTGGGCATTGTCCAACCAACTCCAAGTTTTCAACCACTAAACCAACCACTGATTTGTTACCTATTCCTAATATCCAATTATTGAACCGCATAGATAAAGCATTACTATTAAAGCCTAATATTTTCCATTCCCCAATTTTCCAAGGTGATTTGTTAGCCGTCGGATTGTGTGCATACCTGGACCATAAACCACGTGGCATATGAGAGGACACTAAGCACCAGAAATACAGTGCCACGTGTCCAGTTGTGCTGAACGTTATGGCGGATCTCTTTATGGTGAGTACTATGATGTCCGATGGAGAACGATTTACCCTTGTACAGGCTAATAGTCAGTGCTCCCGCGGCGCACAGGATTGCCCCCATAGTCTTCACCTTCCCTGCCCTCGTACCCAGTCTCAGCTTCTCCATTCTACAACCGGTCCAACAAAAGTTTTATATCAGATCAACGGTCGAGATGCATCAGATGAGAAATCAGTAGATGTCATCAAAAAGTCTgcaaacacaactttaaaatgcAACACAACGTCGGATTGTATCAAACGACTCCGAACATAATTGTATTCAGAGAGTTGTGTTTTAATTGTACCCGACAATAATTGAGAAGACAAAAGTGACGATCGGAATAAGATTGAGGAAGTTTGTAGCGTAGGTAGCTGTGGTGTCTCGCAACCCATAATAGAATAATCCCATAGCCATTGAAATCCTGCATCATTCAAGGATTGATGAAGGAATAAAAGAAGACCCCATTTAGTAATGCTTCCCAATAATAGATATATTTGTAGTTTTTGAAACAAAGAGATATAAGGTATAGCTTGAAATTAATTACATAAATACCAAAGGAGACAGCTTCTCGACAGTTTGCCGGAAAACCGCACTTTTCCGGCCCCTTGCCGGAGTTGATTCACCGATTCCTTTGTTCATATTGTGGCTCTCGTCGGAACGACAGAACCCTTTTCCAAGTATGCATGTGGCTAAACAATATTAATATGGACTTTCTAAACTGTTTGGTCAAAAATGACTAATTAACAGCACATAGATATCAAAACAAATAATATGGACTGTCTAAACAGTTTGGTCTAAATTAAATTAGTATCACATGCCTATCAAAACAGATTTGCTTTTCCGTTTATCCGAtcaaaaaagggggaaaaattttgcttttcttttttcccggTAATTTAGATAGGTTCATAATATTTACTATACTTACTTTTAGATTTTAGAGTGGGGTAAAAATtacatttaaaattttcaccctTAGAAAGGTACCCAGGTTTCACTTTAGCCCTTGGGCTTTAATTTTTACTACACATTTTGGTGTCGAACGGTTTAGTGTTTTGTGTTTAGCAATTGTCACCAAGGGCCTCTTTGGCCTAaccttttaggattttttttttttggaactttcTTTTAGGAGAttcggaaaaaaataataacgtagacaaaaaaagttatttaaaaaaatccatATAAGTAACGAAAAAACATTTTGGGAATGGGGAGGGTTTTACTAAGACTCTTCCAAGGGTCTTAGCTTATCCGATGGATAAGTTGTCTAGGTGCATATGGAGGACCCGAATATCGGTTAGAGTGGGCCTGAATTAGCTTACTCCCCAAAGCCTTCATCCCCCTCTCTTCTTCACCGGTTATACGAGTCGCAAGGGTTTtcaaaccaaaaggcatgaGTAATAACATGGAACCCAAACCAAGGAAAATTGTCTCTTCCTTGTGGAGCGGTGCTCCAGGAGCACTAAATAATCACTCCCAAACTAGATAGTATTTTGGTAACACAAACAAACATTATCTTACCCGGTTAATGCGTTCATAAAGAGCCAGAACCCAATAGACCAGCtcaactcttttccttttcctctgcAATTCCAAAACCCAATTCAGCAAAATTCTCGTCAACGTCCATTAAACCACAAacccagcaaaaaaaattataacagaAAGAATCAAACAACATTAATGCATAATAATCGCATTTAGGAATTAATCAAAGAAATTTAATTACCTTTCGAGGAAGAAAGCGAAGGGGGCAACACACAAGGCACCCACCACGTGACGGTATGCCATGAGGGCGAATATGAATTGCCCATGTCCCAATATAACCTTAGACAGCAGCTGGAGCCCTGTTCCGATCACTTGCACCATCAGCATTAGCGCTACTCCCTGTGACCTCTCTCCCCATTCCTTcacccccatctctctctctctctctctctctctctctctctctctctctctctctctctctcaatatgtGTTATGCATGTAATGTGTGTGTTGGGTGAATGCAGGTGGGTATAATGGGAAATGATCACGAGGGACAGAGATTTGGCTACACCTAAAACTAGACGTAATAGCTGCAGGAGAAGTACATTAGGAAACCCTCCGCGTCGGGAGGAGAATTGGCTTTGTTTGTGAAAACTGAAGACGTATCAAGTGTCTTTATATATGGTACATTGTTGATTTAGAAAGGACCCGGAATTTTTTTGGGGGCCGAATGTGACCCCATCTACTCAAGCCTGAGACTTCTCAAGTGGACGCTCGGTCCCCTCTCTATGACATTTggcccaagttttttttttgttgtgcaCAGTAGAATTAGCGTCGAATatgtttggttcagttttttgACTAATTTTACAACCAAAACTGGTTCATTCTCTTTGGGGATTTTAAAACCCGAATCTTAACCAAATAAGTTCTGCAGTGGTCTGGTCTGGTTTGGTTTATTCGATTTGGTCTAAATTTACTAGGTTTATTCAGTTTTAGGCCAATAATTAAGTTCTGTGAGTCAGATTGATACCCATTAGTATTTTTTAGGCGATTGATTGTAAGTTTGATATATGTCGTTATATCTATATGTGTGTATCTATATTTATGAATAGAAGTATGAGGTGCTTCTAAATCCACAAGATTAGATTGTGCAAATCTTGATGTACtatcattgattttttttggtatgcGGCACTCACTAATGTACATCTATGAGAAGTCATtctcaggtttttttttctttgcaaatAATTCTTGGGGTCATCTCATAAGACGCGTAAGTGTGTGAAAGAATTGCAGGAGTGCGTGTAAGTTGGCCcgggacaccctgcattacaaaaaaaaaaaaaaaaaactcccttgaTTATCTTCGCAATTAGTGCTAGATTTCTCGCTTTTTCGTGAATCGTGATATCGCAGTAATAAGATTTTTTGCCTTTTATATAAACACCACCATAACCACAGTTCACACACTCAACCATCCAAGAAAGCATTAGTAACCCATGGATTATTATGGATATGAGCATTAACTGACTCGATAGGCCACAAAAATGGACAGCTTGACTCCTGGGAATGCCTAATGGGCATCGCAAGTCATTTTCCTAGGAAGACTAGTTTTGGATGCAAATTATACCATAAATCCAGCATGCACAATGCTTTTGGCATGAgggtttctgtttttttccagTTTGTATTTCGTTTCTTCTCTTAGTTTCCTTTCTGGGTGAAATGCAGTGAGCTCATCCAGTGATTCTGGTTACAAGTTCTCTTCACTAAAAAAGACCGTATCGCCCTTCCGATAAGATAATTATGGACCATGGTAGTTGTCTATTGAAGAGCAAAGTTGTAATTTTGTGTTTGTGCTATTTGATCACCCATGAAAAATGCATGTCTTTTACAGGAACAAGGAAAGTTCGTTGCCGGTTGGCAATGTTTGTGAAAAAGCTCATGGGTTTGTATTCATACAAGCGttccattttctatttttatttatgaaaattcgCGTTCTTGGGAGTCCCCGATAATTAAGTAAATCAAGATTTTACCATGATTGCAATATTGGAGAGACGCGAAAGCAAAAGCCTATGGGGTTGCTTCTGTAACCGAATAACTAGCGCTAAAAATCGTCTTTACATTGGATAGTTTGGTGTATTAACCGCAACTTCATTGATGCTCCTCCAGTCGATATTGATGATGTTCATGCACATGTCTCTAGATCTCTACTTAATGGAAATCTTGCATATACGCAAAATTAATAGTCTTTTTTTCAACTAGAAATCTAAACTTTGCTCCATTTCTTGTcttgaaagaaaacaaaaaaacctaaTCTAAAACTGGTTTGAATAATTGAATTGACTGCAAAGAAAAAACATATGGGAAAGGTTATGGTCGATAAAATGTTGAGTCctattttttccttatttgaaATCAAGTGGGGCTAAAGAAATCTTAATCGTTTGGGCTAAAAGTCATGCTTTCTTATATGAGTATCTCATCCCAtttagagaagaagaagaaccttATTCTCAACAAGCGGTGCACTCGTTCGATGAAATCGATGCATGTGAATGTTCATATTAAACTTTAACAATTGTCAAAAATATGAGTTTCATCTGACCACTTAAATCTAATTTTTTAATGAATCTATCAACTACCCGTACAATAGAGGTGCAATCGAAATCGCAACTTCAATGACTTCTTCtccaaattagaaaaataaaataaaaaaatctcaaactCTAGCCTCGTATGTTTTACTTCCTTTATCTAATTTATTTTCCCTCTTAAATTAAATAATTTGAAACTTGTAATCAAAAAGGTTAATTACTTTAGGGAGACTTAAGGGTAAGGAAGGTAATTCAAACACTACgaagatgaaaacataagcatgaaaaaaagggcgggatgaattcttacatgacatggataaaaaagatggatatttaaatattccataTAAAAGTAATCAGTCatattaaaattaccaaaaaatcatgaattatgattgttttgatgcgattcaatttgaaatataaaagtaataggataaaaaataaaagtaatcaatcatatttaaatttaccaaatcccactgaattaggaaaacaattcaatccaatcccaattaagaaagcaatataacataatatatgtatatcatagtaaAAAGAGTAAGAAATGTAATTTACgctatgatgaaaatataaACATGAAAAAGAACGAGATGAATTCTTGCATGACATAGATATTTAAATATGCATTACTTTACTTGCCTCGGACCTGGGTTAAGTGGTTAACCCATTACTCTTATGGGCTCGAAGCCCATAAGTACCACTCATATTTCACTTTGCAGCCCAGCCCAAGAATGCAACTACAGCCCTTAACAGGCTTCTGTGGGCCCATAGAGACATCCGAGGGCTTTAGGTTTCAACACCAGCACTATAAATACCCTTCATTTCGCTAGGGTTTTTCGGTTGCCTCCTCGTCTCCAGAAACAGActagagagagtgagggagagagagagagagagaggagagaagcaGAGATGAAGACGATCCTCTCGTCAGAAACCATGGACATCCCCGACGGGGTGAAGATCACTGTCAAGGCGAAGATGATCGAGGTGGAGGGCCCGCGGGGGACCCTCACTCGCAACTTCAAGCACCTGAACCTGGACTTCCAGCTCATCAAGGACGCGGAGACGGGCCAGAAGAAGCTCAAGATCGAGTCGTGGTTCGGGTCGAGGAAGTCCACCGCCGCCATCCGGACCGCGCTCAGCCACGTCGACAACCTCATCAAGGGGGTCACCAAGGGGTACCGGTACAAGATGCGTTTCGTGTATGCTCATTTTCCTATTAACGCTAGCATCACCAACGGGAACAAGGCCATCGAGATCCGTAACTTTCTCGGTGAAAAGAAGGTCCGtgtttttcatttcctttcgtCTTATTATTGCATTCGTCGTTTCATTTGAGTGTTATGTGTTAGTTTTTATAGGTTTAGCACGATAATTGAAAGAATGTTTGTAATTATGT carries:
- the LOC131319898 gene encoding WAT1-related protein At5g64700-like — protein: MGVKEWGERSQGVALMLMVQVIGTGLQLLSKVILGHGQFIFALMAYRHVVGALCVAPFAFFLERGKGKELSWSIGFWLFMNALTGISMAMGLFYYGLRDTTATYATNFLNLIPIVTFVFSIIVGMEKLRLGTRAGKVKTMGAILCAAGALTISLYKGKSFSIGHHSTHHKEIRHNVQHNWTRGTVFLVLSVLSYATWFMVQVKLFKLFPYKYWATMLTCIIASVQGAVVGLCIDTNKGSWALGWNLQLVTIIYSGMLATAATFCLISWAVANRGPTYPSMFNPLALIFVTITEALFLGEPITVGSLIGMSLIIAGLYSFLWGKSKESKNTTRPKLAMIEASVVVPDKSTALQTSAVVMPTASPSTTTVAVFGNAKPNENETFV
- the LOC131319899 gene encoding large ribosomal subunit protein uL6z/uL6y-like isoform X2 translates to MKTILSSETMDIPDGVKITVKAKMIEVEGPRGTLTRNFKHLNLDFQLIKDAETGQKKLKIESWFGSRKSTAAIRTALSHVDNLIKGVTKGYRYKMRFVYAHFPINASITNGNKAIEIRNFLGEKKVRKVDMLEGVSILRSEKVKDELVLDGNDIELVSRSAALINQKCHVKNKDIRKFLDGIYVSEKGAIVEEE
- the LOC131319899 gene encoding large ribosomal subunit protein uL6z/uL6y-like isoform X1, giving the protein MKTILSSETMDIPDGVKITVKAKMIEVEGPRGTLTRNFKHLNLDFQLIKDAETGQKKLKIESWFGSRKSTAAIRTALSHVDNLIKGVTKGYRYKMRFVYAHFPINASITNGNKAIEIRNFLGEKKVRKVDMLEGVSILRSEKVKDELVLDGNDIELVSRSAALINQVLNPLFSLTSFCLHFAQSHLCSYNCIFMIHHALLALLTLLCVYLSEMSC